The following proteins are co-located in the Pararhizobium capsulatum DSM 1112 genome:
- the cyoD gene encoding cytochrome o ubiquinol oxidase subunit IV, which produces MSSNNHAPAHESASDTHHAHSHGHEAGHGTFKSYMIGFVLSVILTAIPFWLVMGGVFDSKLLTAFLVMGFAVVQIVVHMIYFLHMNPRSEGGWTMMALIFTLVLVAITLAGSLWVMHHLNTNMMPMSPEMMKNMP; this is translated from the coding sequence ATGAGCTCGAACAACCACGCCCCCGCCCACGAGAGCGCTTCGGATACCCACCATGCCCACAGCCACGGCCATGAAGCCGGCCACGGCACGTTCAAGAGCTACATGATCGGCTTCGTCCTGTCGGTCATCCTGACCGCCATTCCCTTCTGGCTGGTCATGGGCGGCGTCTTCGACAGCAAGCTGCTTACCGCCTTCCTCGTCATGGGGTTCGCGGTTGTGCAGATTGTCGTCCACATGATCTACTTCCTGCACATGAACCCGCGGTCGGAAGGTGGCTGGACGATGATGGCGTTGATCTTCACGCTCGTCCTCGTCGCCATCACGCTCGCCGGTTCGCTATGGGTCATGCATCACCTCAACACCAACATGATGCCGATGTCGCCGGAGATGATGAAGAATATGCCCTGA
- a CDS encoding MFS transporter: MINTGYRWVIVAAGGLLGCLAIGAMFSLPVFLLPISRDTGWSVTGVSSAMTIGFLAMAFASIFWGGLSDRWGPRPIVFAGSVLLAVSLMLASWTTSLIGFQLVFGLLVGVAAAAIFAPMMACVTGWFDTHRSLAVSLVSAGMGMAPMTMSPFAAWLVSGHDWRTSMQIIAILVAVVMIPVSLLVRRAPALEANAPAAAKSVNTPAEPSMSLGEVLKSPQFIILLLTNFFCCATHSGPIFHTVSYAITCGIPMIAAVSIYSIEGLAGMGGRVVFGLLGDRFGAKHILVLGLLAQAFGALAYVFAGGLGSFYAVAGLFGFIYAGVMPLYAVIARENFPLKMMGTVIGGTAMAGSLGMATGPLAGGLIYDTFASYTWLYVGSWGIGLGAFLIALTFKPIPKSRMAVAAAA, translated from the coding sequence ATGATCAATACCGGATATCGTTGGGTGATCGTTGCTGCCGGCGGCCTTCTCGGCTGCCTCGCCATCGGCGCCATGTTTTCGCTGCCCGTGTTTCTCCTGCCGATCTCGCGGGATACCGGCTGGTCGGTGACCGGCGTTTCGAGCGCCATGACCATCGGCTTTCTGGCCATGGCCTTTGCAAGCATCTTCTGGGGCGGCCTTTCGGACCGCTGGGGTCCGCGACCTATCGTGTTTGCCGGATCCGTGTTACTGGCGGTCAGCCTGATGCTGGCCAGCTGGACGACATCCTTGATAGGATTTCAGCTTGTCTTCGGCCTTCTGGTCGGCGTGGCGGCGGCGGCGATCTTCGCGCCGATGATGGCCTGCGTCACCGGCTGGTTCGACACGCATCGCAGCCTTGCCGTCTCGCTCGTTTCGGCCGGCATGGGCATGGCACCGATGACCATGTCGCCTTTTGCCGCCTGGCTGGTTTCCGGCCATGACTGGCGAACATCTATGCAGATCATCGCGATCCTCGTTGCCGTCGTGATGATCCCGGTTTCGCTCCTGGTTCGACGTGCGCCGGCATTGGAGGCGAACGCTCCGGCGGCGGCTAAGAGCGTAAATACCCCGGCAGAGCCGTCGATGTCGTTGGGTGAAGTGCTGAAATCGCCACAGTTCATCATCCTGCTGCTCACCAACTTCTTCTGCTGCGCCACCCATTCCGGGCCGATCTTCCACACGGTGAGTTACGCGATTACCTGTGGCATTCCGATGATCGCAGCCGTCTCGATCTACAGCATCGAGGGGCTGGCCGGCATGGGCGGCCGCGTGGTCTTCGGCCTTCTCGGCGACAGGTTCGGGGCCAAGCACATCCTTGTGCTTGGTCTTCTCGCCCAAGCTTTCGGGGCTCTCGCTTACGTGTTTGCGGGCGGGCTTGGCAGCTTCTATGCGGTCGCTGGTCTCTTCGGCTTCATCTATGCCGGTGTCATGCCGCTCTATGCGGTGATTGCACGGGAAAACTTCCCGCTGAAGATGATGGGCACGGTTATCGGCGGAACGGCCATGGCGGGCAGCCTTGGCATGGCAACCGGACCGCTCGCAGGTGGCCTGATCTACGATACGTTCGCAAGCTATACGTGGCTTTATGTCGGTTCCTGGGGCATCGGGCTCGGCGCATTCCTGATCGCGCTAACCTTCAAACCCATCCCGAAGAGCCGCATGGCAGTGGCTGCCGCTGCCTGA
- a CDS encoding LLM class flavin-dependent oxidoreductase yields the protein MKKIGFLSFGHWSPSPQSGTRSAGDALLQSIDLAVAAEELGADGAYFRVHHFARQLASPFPLLAAVGARTSRIEIGTGVIDMRYENPLYMAEDAGAADLISGGRLQLGISRGSPEQVIDGWRYFGYQPEEGKTEADMARRHAEVFLDTLRGEGFARPNPRPMFPNPPGLLRLEPHAPGLRERIWWGASSNATAVWAAKLGMNLQSSTLKDDETGEPFHVQQADQIRAYREAWKEAGHERTPRVSVSRSIFALVDDRDRMYFGDRSEAEDKIGFIDENTRAIFGRSYAAEPDALINQLKEDEAIAEADTLLLTVPNQLGVDYNAHVIEAILTQVAPALGWR from the coding sequence ATGAAGAAAATCGGTTTCCTCTCCTTCGGCCACTGGTCACCCTCCCCCCAGTCCGGCACCCGCTCTGCCGGAGATGCACTGCTGCAGTCCATCGATCTTGCTGTCGCTGCGGAAGAGCTTGGTGCCGACGGCGCCTATTTCCGTGTCCACCACTTCGCCCGCCAGCTGGCTTCGCCGTTTCCGTTGCTCGCCGCAGTTGGCGCCAGGACGAGCCGTATCGAGATCGGCACGGGCGTCATCGACATGCGCTACGAAAACCCGCTCTACATGGCCGAAGATGCCGGTGCAGCCGACCTGATTTCGGGCGGACGCCTGCAGCTTGGCATCAGCCGCGGCTCCCCAGAGCAGGTGATCGATGGCTGGCGCTACTTCGGATACCAGCCGGAGGAGGGCAAGACGGAAGCCGACATGGCCCGCCGACATGCCGAAGTCTTCCTCGACACGCTGCGGGGCGAAGGTTTCGCCCGTCCGAACCCGAGACCGATGTTTCCCAATCCGCCCGGCCTGTTGCGCCTCGAGCCCCATGCACCGGGCCTGCGCGAGCGCATCTGGTGGGGAGCCAGCTCGAATGCAACCGCTGTCTGGGCCGCGAAACTCGGCATGAACCTGCAGAGTTCCACGCTCAAGGACGACGAAACGGGCGAGCCCTTCCACGTCCAGCAAGCCGATCAGATTCGCGCCTACCGCGAAGCCTGGAAGGAGGCCGGTCATGAACGCACGCCGCGTGTCTCCGTCAGCCGCAGCATCTTCGCGCTCGTCGATGATCGCGACCGCATGTATTTCGGTGATCGCTCGGAGGCAGAGGACAAGATCGGCTTCATTGATGAAAACACCCGCGCCATCTTCGGACGAAGCTATGCGGCTGAACCTGACGCCCTCATCAATCAACTGAAGGAAGACGAGGCGATCGCCGAGGCAGATACGCTGCTGCTGACCGTACCCAACCAGCTCGGCGTCGACTACAACGCCCACGTCATCGAGGCGATCCTCACCCAGGTCGCGCCAGCGCTCGGCTGGAGATAA
- a CDS encoding electron transfer flavoprotein subunit beta/FixA family protein produces MKILVTVKRVVDYNVKIRVKPDGSGVELANVKMSMNPFDEISVEEALRLKEAGKADEVVVVSVGPAKAEETLRTALAMGADRAILVETDDAVEPLTVAKIVKGVAEAEQPGLIIVGKQAIDDDSNQTGQMLSALLGWAQGTFASKVEISDGKATVTREVDGGLQTIDIKLPAVVTTDLRLNEPRYASLPNIMKAKKKPLDKKTPADFGVDTTARLKVLKTEEPEGRKAGVKVKSVAELVSSLKTAGVL; encoded by the coding sequence ATGAAAATCTTGGTCACCGTTAAACGTGTCGTCGACTACAACGTGAAGATCCGTGTGAAGCCGGATGGTTCGGGTGTGGAGCTTGCCAATGTGAAGATGTCGATGAACCCGTTCGACGAGATTTCGGTCGAAGAGGCTTTGCGGCTGAAGGAAGCCGGCAAAGCGGACGAGGTTGTCGTCGTGTCGGTCGGTCCGGCGAAGGCTGAAGAGACGCTGCGCACGGCGCTTGCCATGGGTGCCGACCGGGCCATCCTGGTGGAGACCGATGATGCGGTCGAGCCGCTCACTGTGGCCAAGATCGTCAAGGGTGTGGCCGAGGCTGAGCAGCCGGGCCTGATCATCGTCGGCAAGCAGGCGATCGATGACGATAGTAACCAGACCGGCCAGATGCTGTCGGCACTGCTCGGCTGGGCTCAGGGCACCTTCGCTTCGAAGGTCGAGATATCCGATGGCAAGGCAACCGTGACCCGCGAAGTCGATGGTGGCCTGCAGACGATCGACATCAAGCTGCCGGCCGTGGTCACCACCGACCTGCGCCTGAACGAGCCGCGTTATGCGTCGTTGCCGAACATCATGAAGGCCAAGAAGAAGCCGCTCGACAAGAAGACACCGGCTGATTTCGGTGTCGACACGACGGCACGCCTGAAGGTCCTGAAGACCGAGGAGCCGGAAGGCCGCAAGGCCGGCGTCAAGGTGAAGTCCGTCGCCGAGCTCGTTTCGAGCCTGAAGACCGCTGGCGTCCTGTAA
- the cyoC gene encoding cytochrome o ubiquinol oxidase subunit III, whose translation MAHDIHAQTSEKPVFYLKEDHHPEGSTNLGFWLYLMSDCLIFAALFATYGVLGRNYAAGPSPADLFDLSLVAINTAMLLFSSITYGFAMLQMERNAKAETLFWLAITGLFGLAFLGLELYEFTHLIHEGAGPQRSAFLSSFFTLVGTHGLHVTFGIIWLVTLMVQVGKRGLIPENRRRLMCLSMFWHFLDVVWIGVFSFVYLMGVLG comes from the coding sequence ATGGCACACGACATCCACGCGCAGACAAGCGAAAAGCCGGTCTTCTACCTGAAGGAAGATCATCACCCGGAAGGCAGCACCAATCTGGGCTTCTGGCTTTATCTGATGAGCGACTGCCTGATCTTCGCAGCGCTATTTGCCACCTATGGCGTACTCGGCCGAAACTATGCGGCCGGCCCGTCACCGGCCGATCTGTTCGACCTGTCGCTGGTGGCGATCAACACCGCGATGCTGCTGTTCTCCTCCATCACCTATGGCTTTGCGATGCTGCAGATGGAGCGAAACGCCAAGGCGGAAACGCTGTTCTGGCTCGCTATCACCGGCCTCTTCGGTCTCGCCTTCCTCGGCCTCGAGCTCTATGAATTCACGCATCTGATCCATGAAGGTGCAGGTCCACAGCGCAGCGCATTCCTATCGTCCTTCTTCACGCTGGTCGGCACCCATGGCCTGCACGTCACCTTCGGCATCATCTGGCTGGTCACGCTGATGGTTCAGGTCGGCAAGCGCGGCCTGATCCCGGAAAACCGCCGCCGCCTGATGTGTCTGTCGATGTTCTGGCACTTCCTCGACGTCGTCTGGATCGGCGTCTTCTCCTTTGTCTATCTGATGGGAGTTCTCGGATGA
- a CDS encoding helix-turn-helix domain-containing protein, giving the protein MDSMITAAARALATGDPLGALKRVALRDDAAALALRGIAMAQLGDLARAKILLRQAARAFSPREAVARARCIVAEAEIALVSRDLSWPVKALEAAWAILEARGDRMNAAHARNLTIRRLLLIGHLDEAEHILADLDPSPLPPPARAAHELVVANIAVRRLQTENARNAFARARHAAGQAGIPALIAEIEDAARALDAPAARLIAADSDRLLMLEEVEALLASGDLVIDACRNGVRMGSTTVSLATRPVLFALARGLAEAWPADASRGALLSRAFRAKHADESHRARLRVEIGRLRAALRLVAEVRATKDGFALVPHESRRIAVLAPPVEEQHANVLALLADGEAWASSALAIALDASPRTVQRALEQLAATGKVQAVGRGRACRWMTPPLTTFPTILLLPGPLPGD; this is encoded by the coding sequence ATGGACTCGATGATCACTGCGGCCGCCAGGGCGCTTGCGACCGGCGATCCTCTCGGCGCCCTGAAGCGGGTCGCCTTGCGCGACGACGCGGCCGCCCTTGCCTTGCGCGGCATCGCGATGGCGCAACTCGGCGACCTCGCCCGAGCCAAGATCCTTCTTCGGCAGGCTGCCCGCGCCTTCAGCCCACGGGAAGCCGTGGCCCGCGCCCGCTGCATTGTTGCGGAGGCCGAGATCGCGCTGGTATCCCGGGACCTTTCCTGGCCCGTCAAGGCACTCGAAGCGGCCTGGGCAATCCTCGAAGCGCGTGGCGACCGCATGAACGCGGCCCACGCCCGCAACCTTACCATCCGGCGGCTGCTTTTGATCGGTCATCTCGACGAGGCCGAGCACATCCTTGCCGATCTCGATCCAAGCCCGCTGCCACCACCGGCGCGAGCGGCCCATGAGCTCGTCGTCGCCAACATCGCCGTTCGTCGCCTGCAGACCGAGAATGCCCGGAATGCCTTTGCCCGCGCACGGCATGCTGCCGGCCAAGCCGGTATCCCTGCATTGATCGCCGAGATCGAGGACGCTGCTCGCGCCCTTGATGCACCCGCGGCTCGGCTTATCGCGGCGGATAGCGATCGCCTTCTGATGCTGGAGGAGGTGGAGGCTCTACTGGCGTCCGGCGATCTCGTTATCGACGCGTGCCGCAACGGTGTGCGGATGGGAAGCACGACAGTTTCACTGGCAACCCGGCCAGTCCTCTTTGCCCTCGCTCGGGGCCTTGCCGAGGCATGGCCTGCGGATGCTTCGCGTGGTGCGTTGCTCTCCCGAGCCTTCCGGGCCAAACATGCGGATGAATCCCATCGTGCCCGGCTGCGGGTGGAGATCGGGCGCCTTCGCGCTGCCCTTCGTCTGGTTGCTGAGGTTCGCGCCACGAAAGATGGCTTTGCACTTGTTCCTCATGAAAGCCGTCGTATTGCGGTGCTTGCCCCGCCGGTCGAGGAGCAGCATGCCAATGTGCTTGCCCTGCTGGCAGATGGCGAGGCATGGGCCAGTTCGGCCCTGGCGATTGCGCTGGATGCAAGCCCGCGCACGGTCCAGCGCGCCCTCGAACAACTCGCAGCAACCGGAAAGGTGCAGGCCGTCGGTCGTGGAAGGGCCTGCCGGTGGATGACGCCGCCGCTCACCACCTTCCCGACAATCTTGTTACTCCCGGGTCCGCTGCCAGGCGACTAG
- a CDS encoding DUF899 domain-containing protein: MRNQAVSHKDWLAARMELLAAEKEFTRQRDALTQQRMAMPWEKVEKSYNFEGPQGRLSLSDLFDGRSQLIVYHFMFGPDWEEGCKHCSFWADNFNGIPVHLNHRDVSFVAISRAPLEKIEAYKNRLGWSFPWVSSGGSDFNFDYHASFSAVELAEGKGYYNYMVRPTSVSDLVGISVFYRNDEDEVFHTYSCYGRGVEMVNGTYHYLDLVPKGRDEESLRYPMEWVRRNDQY, encoded by the coding sequence ATGCGCAATCAAGCCGTTTCACATAAGGACTGGCTGGCAGCCCGCATGGAGTTACTGGCTGCCGAGAAGGAATTCACTCGGCAGCGCGATGCCTTGACGCAGCAACGGATGGCCATGCCCTGGGAGAAGGTGGAAAAATCCTACAATTTCGAGGGACCGCAGGGTCGGCTTTCGCTTTCCGACCTGTTCGATGGGCGAAGCCAGCTGATCGTCTATCACTTCATGTTCGGGCCGGATTGGGAGGAAGGCTGCAAACACTGCTCTTTCTGGGCCGATAATTTCAACGGCATTCCTGTTCACCTCAATCATCGAGATGTCAGCTTCGTCGCGATCTCGCGTGCACCCCTGGAAAAGATCGAGGCCTACAAGAATCGTCTCGGCTGGAGTTTCCCGTGGGTTTCTTCCGGTGGCAGTGATTTCAATTTCGATTATCATGCTTCCTTCTCGGCGGTGGAACTGGCCGAGGGGAAGGGCTACTACAACTACATGGTCCGGCCGACTTCGGTGTCCGACTTGGTCGGGATCAGCGTTTTCTACAGGAATGACGAGGACGAGGTGTTTCACACCTATTCCTGCTACGGGCGTGGCGTCGAGATGGTCAACGGCACCTATCATTACCTCGATCTCGTGCCCAAGGGCCGCGATGAAGAGAGTTTGCGCTACCCCATGGAATGGGTCCGGCGCAACGATCAGTATTGA
- a CDS encoding SURF1 family protein — protein sequence MPDHAGASMEASARQGSGLFIAGMLLLTLVFLALGTWQVQRLFWKLDLIQRVEARVNAAAVPPPAETEWQGFDPVEQEYRHVAASGRLLQDKEILVQAVTELGAGFWVVTPLTRSDGTTILINRGFVPPDRRDPTTRSKAPTGDLTVTGLLRLSEPGGAFLRSNDPAGNRWYSRDIAAIAETQGLSRVAPYFIDADSTANPGGYPVGGLTIVRFRNNHLAYIFTWYALAAMTIAATVVLRRKRLV from the coding sequence ATGCCTGATCACGCAGGCGCTTCCATGGAGGCGTCTGCCAGGCAAGGTAGCGGGCTCTTCATTGCCGGCATGCTTCTGCTGACGCTGGTCTTTCTGGCGCTCGGCACCTGGCAGGTACAGCGGCTGTTCTGGAAGCTGGACCTTATCCAACGCGTCGAAGCGCGGGTAAACGCAGCAGCCGTGCCGCCACCCGCCGAGACGGAGTGGCAAGGCTTTGATCCCGTCGAGCAGGAATATCGCCATGTCGCCGCATCCGGCCGTCTGTTGCAGGACAAGGAAATCCTCGTGCAGGCTGTGACGGAACTGGGCGCCGGCTTCTGGGTCGTCACGCCGCTCACCCGGTCAGATGGCACGACGATCCTGATCAACCGCGGGTTCGTCCCACCTGACCGCCGCGATCCGACAACGCGCAGCAAAGCGCCGACGGGGGATTTAACCGTCACCGGCCTTCTGCGCCTCAGCGAGCCCGGCGGCGCCTTCCTGCGCTCGAACGATCCAGCCGGCAACCGATGGTATTCCCGCGATATCGCAGCGATAGCCGAAACCCAGGGGCTTTCGCGCGTTGCACCTTATTTCATTGATGCCGACAGCACCGCCAATCCCGGCGGCTATCCAGTCGGCGGCCTGACTATCGTGCGTTTCCGCAACAACCATCTCGCCTATATCTTCACCTGGTATGCGCTGGCGGCGATGACCATTGCAGCGACCGTGGTCCTGCGCCGCAAGCGGCTCGTTTAA
- a CDS encoding methyl-accepting chemotaxis protein: MAGPFSRLSFSNSAVLEALNRSQAIIEFDLNGKILTANENFCKAIGYELSEIVGEHHRMFVDPAEAASADYAAFWKRLAEGEYDQRQYKRLAKGGREIWIEATYNPIFRGRKPFKVVKFATDITAIRMKSAEDRGKLEALSRAQAIIEFTPTGEIITANENFLTTLGYGLAEIVGKHHAIFCDADYARSPAYQRFWSELGSGKFVADEFVRVAKDGTPVYIQASYNPIFDDAGRVFKVVKFATDVTERLKAVKELGAGLARLSECNIRQTIDEPFTGEFEVLRRDFNIAIGEFQATLVNVLNQTNILNGSSQEMREAARELADRTKEQAASLEQTSSALEQVTGTVQSSTQNTQQTRELVQSARQSASASAAVVRETITAMQRIETASSEIGQIIGVIDDIAFQTNLLALNAGVEAARAGEAGKGFAVVAQEVRELAQRSAKAAKEIKGLIEKSGHEVNEGVRLVDETGTALTEIERFVATIDDNMGALASAALEQSSGLSDINDALLQIDRMTQQNAGMVERTTDISQELATGAAKLAELVNHFKLNRRRTIRETGASVPRDDHRSRAA; encoded by the coding sequence ATGGCCGGGCCGTTTTCGAGACTTTCCTTTTCCAATTCGGCCGTGCTTGAAGCTCTCAACCGGTCACAGGCGATCATCGAATTCGATCTCAACGGCAAGATTCTGACGGCTAACGAAAACTTCTGCAAGGCGATCGGCTACGAGCTGTCCGAGATCGTCGGCGAGCATCACCGCATGTTCGTCGACCCTGCGGAGGCAGCCTCGGCGGACTATGCTGCCTTCTGGAAGCGCCTGGCTGAAGGTGAGTACGATCAGCGCCAATACAAGCGCCTTGCCAAGGGTGGCCGCGAGATCTGGATCGAGGCAACCTACAACCCGATCTTCCGAGGCAGGAAGCCTTTCAAGGTGGTCAAGTTCGCGACCGATATCACCGCAATCCGTATGAAGAGCGCCGAGGACCGGGGCAAGCTCGAAGCCCTTTCGCGCGCGCAGGCGATCATCGAATTTACGCCGACAGGCGAGATCATCACCGCCAACGAAAACTTCCTGACGACGCTCGGCTATGGCCTCGCCGAGATCGTCGGCAAGCATCATGCAATCTTCTGTGATGCGGATTATGCCCGTAGCCCAGCCTATCAACGCTTCTGGTCGGAACTCGGTAGCGGAAAGTTCGTAGCCGACGAATTCGTCCGCGTCGCGAAGGATGGAACACCCGTCTATATCCAGGCCTCCTACAATCCGATCTTCGACGACGCAGGTCGTGTGTTCAAGGTAGTGAAGTTCGCCACGGATGTCACAGAGCGTCTGAAAGCCGTGAAGGAACTCGGCGCCGGTCTTGCCCGGCTTTCGGAATGCAACATCCGCCAGACGATCGACGAGCCTTTTACCGGCGAATTCGAAGTGTTGCGCCGCGACTTCAACATCGCGATCGGCGAGTTTCAGGCGACCCTTGTCAATGTTCTGAACCAGACCAACATTCTGAACGGCAGCAGCCAGGAAATGCGGGAGGCCGCTCGCGAGCTTGCGGACCGAACCAAGGAGCAGGCCGCCTCGCTGGAACAGACCTCCTCGGCTCTGGAGCAGGTCACCGGCACCGTGCAGTCCTCGACCCAGAACACCCAGCAGACACGCGAACTGGTGCAGAGCGCCAGGCAATCCGCCTCTGCCTCCGCTGCTGTCGTCCGCGAAACAATCACGGCCATGCAGCGCATCGAAACCGCGTCAAGCGAAATCGGCCAGATCATCGGTGTCATCGACGATATCGCCTTCCAGACCAACCTGTTGGCGCTCAATGCAGGCGTCGAGGCAGCGCGTGCTGGCGAAGCCGGCAAAGGCTTTGCCGTCGTCGCCCAGGAAGTGCGCGAGCTTGCGCAACGTTCGGCAAAGGCCGCAAAGGAAATCAAGGGGTTGATCGAAAAATCCGGGCACGAGGTCAACGAGGGCGTGCGCCTCGTCGACGAGACCGGGACGGCTCTGACGGAGATCGAACGGTTCGTGGCGACGATCGATGACAATATGGGCGCGCTCGCTTCGGCCGCACTCGAACAGTCGAGCGGCTTGTCCGACATCAACGACGCTCTGCTGCAAATCGACCGGATGACACAGCAGAACGCCGGCATGGTCGAAAGGACCACTGATATCAGCCAGGAACTGGCAACCGGCGCAGCCAAGCTGGCAGAACTGGTAAACCACTTCAAGCTGAACCGTCGGCGCACCATTCGCGAAACCGGCGCGTCCGTCCCTCGTGACGATCACCGAAGCAGGGCGGCCTGA
- a CDS encoding electron transfer flavoprotein subunit alpha/FixB family protein produces MAILLLADHDTTHLSDQTAKALTAASQIGGDVHILVAGPRAIAEQAARLAGVAKVLVADDAGLANNLAEPLAALIVSLSGSYDTILSAATSVGKNVLPRVAALLDVAQISEITEVVSADTFKRPIYAGNAIQTVQSTDAKRVITVRTASFASAAEGGSASVESVSAAADPGLSTFVKDALSSSDRPELTSAKIIISGGRALGSSEKFQEVILPVADKLGAAVGASRAAVDAGYAPNDWQVGQTGKVVAPQLYIACGISGAIQHLAGMKDSKVIVAINKDEEAPIFQVADYGLVGDLFVILPELEKAM; encoded by the coding sequence ATGGCCATTCTTCTTCTGGCTGACCACGACACCACCCACCTGTCCGACCAGACCGCCAAGGCGTTGACGGCAGCTTCCCAGATTGGCGGCGACGTCCACATCCTCGTGGCCGGCCCCAGGGCAATCGCCGAACAGGCCGCCAGGCTTGCGGGCGTCGCGAAGGTGCTCGTTGCTGACGATGCCGGTCTTGCCAACAATCTGGCGGAACCGCTCGCAGCGCTGATCGTCTCGCTGTCCGGCAGTTACGACACGATCCTCTCGGCGGCCACCTCGGTCGGCAAGAACGTGCTGCCGCGCGTCGCAGCCCTGCTCGATGTCGCCCAGATCTCCGAGATCACCGAGGTTGTCTCGGCCGATACCTTCAAGCGGCCGATCTATGCCGGCAACGCCATCCAGACGGTTCAGTCCACCGATGCCAAACGAGTGATCACCGTGCGCACCGCCTCCTTCGCTTCGGCTGCGGAAGGTGGTTCGGCTTCGGTCGAGAGCGTCTCGGCGGCTGCCGATCCGGGTCTGTCGACCTTCGTCAAGGATGCGCTGTCGTCGTCGGATCGTCCGGAGCTGACCTCTGCCAAGATCATCATCTCCGGTGGTCGTGCACTCGGTTCGTCGGAGAAGTTCCAGGAAGTGATCCTTCCGGTTGCCGACAAGCTCGGTGCTGCTGTTGGCGCCTCCCGCGCGGCCGTCGATGCGGGCTATGCGCCGAACGACTGGCAAGTCGGGCAGACCGGCAAGGTGGTTGCCCCGCAGCTCTACATCGCCTGCGGCATCTCCGGCGCGATCCAACATCTGGCGGGCATGAAGGACAGTAAAGTCATCGTCGCCATCAACAAGGACGAGGAAGCCCCGATCTTCCAGGTCGCTGACTACGGTCTCGTCGGCGATCTCTTCGTCATCCTGCCGGAGCTTGAGAAGGCAATGTGA
- a CDS encoding Vgb family protein, whose protein sequence is MKSSLAQIDREYGPFADTEQVHGVTFDGRNVWFASGDRINALDPESGETVRSLEVAAHAGTAYDGRHLFQIAEDRIHKVDPTSGQVLATIPAPGNGGDSGLTWAEGSLWVGEYRGQKIHQIDPETGTVLRTIQCSRVVTGVTWVDGELWHGTWDGDESDLRHIDPETGAVLDKITMPPGTGVSGLESNGADLFYCGGGKSGKVRAIRKPK, encoded by the coding sequence ATGAAAAGCTCATTAGCCCAGATCGATCGTGAATATGGCCCCTTTGCGGATACCGAGCAGGTGCATGGGGTCACTTTTGACGGCAGGAATGTCTGGTTCGCCTCCGGCGACAGGATCAACGCGCTCGACCCTGAAAGCGGCGAGACCGTGCGCTCGCTGGAGGTCGCCGCTCACGCAGGCACTGCCTATGATGGCCGGCACCTCTTCCAGATCGCCGAGGACCGCATCCACAAGGTCGACCCCACCTCCGGTCAGGTGCTGGCAACCATCCCCGCCCCAGGCAATGGCGGCGATTCCGGCCTGACCTGGGCCGAAGGCTCGCTCTGGGTCGGCGAGTATCGCGGCCAGAAAATCCATCAGATCGATCCGGAGACGGGAACTGTCCTGCGCACCATCCAATGCAGCCGCGTCGTCACGGGTGTCACCTGGGTCGATGGTGAACTCTGGCATGGCACCTGGGATGGTGACGAAAGCGACCTGCGTCACATCGATCCCGAAACCGGAGCCGTGCTTGACAAGATCACCATGCCGCCTGGAACAGGCGTCTCGGGCCTGGAATCAAACGGGGCGGACCTCTTCTACTGCGGCGGCGGTAAAAGCGGGAAAGTTCGGGCCATTCGCAAACCGAAGTAA